A segment of the Fibrobacter sp. genome:
ACTACATCGACTACCGCAACCGCCGTCCGGATTACCTGAAGGCGCTCTGGAGCATTGTCAACTGGGAAGAAGTCAACAAACGCCTTGGCTAGTTGTTCAACGAGCGGCTTATGGACAACGAATTGACGCTTTTGATAGGGAAGGGCGAAAAGATCCTGTACGCAGGTAAGCCGGATAAGACGTGCTTCATTTTCGAATGCATTTTCAATCCGCTACTCCCGTTTGCGGTATTGTGGGGGCTATTCGACATGTTCTTTATCGGGGCGGCTTTCTCTTCGGATAAGGCGGACGAAGCAGCCTTCTTTATCGTTCCCTTCATGGCGCTCCATCTGATGCCGGTGTGGATTTACTTGGGCGGGGCGCTGCTCTCGTTCAGGCGGTATCGCAATACGGCCTACATTGTCACGGATAAGGGAATCTACGCATCCGGCGGTATCTTTGGGAGAACTTACAAGTCAAAGCCGTTTGCGGAACTTTCGCATGTGGATTTGCACCGCGGCATTTTTGATCAGTGGTTTGGCGTGGGCGATATCATTACGACCTCTGCTCAGGCTAATCCCGCAACGCTGAATGGGCGTAGAACATCTACCAACGCGGGTATTTCTATTGACAGCATCGCCAATTATGCGGAAGTGTACAAGCTCGTGAAACAGCTGCAAGAAGACATCTACACCGACGTGATGTACCCCAACGACTTGCGTCCCGCGGAAAATCATGGGTATAAATCCAGGTATCGCGGGTAGAGGCTTTGGATTGTGCTTGAGCAAAAAACAGTATTAACCGGGGGCGGTTGCGAGAGAAACGGCAGCGTAGTAAGTAACTTAGCCGAGTCAAGCCGTTTCGGTCGTCCGTGAGCAACAAAGCCCCCGGTATTAACCGGGGGCGGTTGCGAGAGAAACGGCAGCGTAGTAAGTAACTTAGCCGAGTCAAGCCGTTTCGGTCGTTCGTGAGCAACAAAGCCCCCGGTATTAACCGGGGGCGGTTGCGAGAGAAACGGCAGCGTAGTAAATAACTTACCCGAGTCTAGCCGTTTCGGTCGTAATTATGCTCTAGCCTTGGCCTTGTCGCCGTACTTCTTGATCAGTTCTTCCTGGATGTTCTTCGGCACCGGAGCATACTTGGCGAATTCCATGGTGAATTCGGCCTTACCCTGGGTCATGGAACGCAGGTCGGTAGCATAACCGAACATTTCAGAAAGCGGGACTTCGGCGGTAATGGTGGTGGTGCCCATTTCTTCGCTAGTTCCGGTGATGGAACCGCGGCGCTGGGACACGTTACCCACGACGTTACCCTGGAATTCCGTCGGCGTGGCGATTTCGACCTTCATGATAGGTTCGAGAATCTGGGCACCGGCCTTGGCGAAAGCTTCGCGGAAAGCCATGCGGGCGCAGATCTGGAACGCCATGTCAGAGGAGTCCACCGGGTGGAACGCACCGTCCTGGACTTCCATCTCGATACCCACCACCGGGAACCCGATGAGGGAACCGGCTTCCATGCAGCTCTGGAAACCCTTGTCGCAAGAGGGGATGTATTCCTTAGGAATACGGCCGCCCACGACGGAGTTCACGAAGTTGTAAACCTTGTCGGAGTCGCCTTCCACAGGCATCGGGCGCATCACGCCGGACATCTTAGCGAACTGACCCGAACCACCGGTCTGCTTCTTGTGGGTGTATTCGAACTTGGCTTCGCGGGTGATGGTTTCGCGGTAGGCCACCTGCGGGGCACCGGTCTGCACGTCCACCTTGTATTCGCGACGCATACGTTCGATGTACACGTCCAGGTGAAGTTCGCCCATACCCTTGATGATGGTTTCGCCGGATTCCTTGTTCACTTCCACCTGGAAAGTGGGGTCTTCCTTGGTGAAGCGGTTCAGGGCCTTGGACATGTTGTCCAGGTCGTCGCGGTTCTTGGCTTCAATCACGAGTTCGATAACCGGGTTAGGAACGTGCATAGAAGTCATGTTGTAGTGGTTCTTGCCGTCGGTAAAGGTCGTACCGGAGGCGCAGTCGATACCGAACAGGGCCACGATGTCGCCAGCGCCGGCTTCGGTGATATCCACCATTTCGTCGGCGTGCATACGCACGAGACGGCCCACGGACACCTTCTTTCCGGTGGCCATGTTGGTAATCATGTCGCCCTTCTTGAGGGTGCCCTGGTACACGCGGATGTAGGTGAGCTGGCCATAGCGGTCGTTCACCAGCTTGAACGCGTAGCAGACGAGAGGAGCGTTGTCTTCGGACTTCAGGACAACTTCGGCTTCGTTGTTGTCCAGGTCGAGGGCCTTGTTTTCGACGTCGGTCGGGCAGGGGAGGTAGTCGATAACGCCGTCCAAAAGCTTCTGAACGCCGATGTTCTTGTGGGCAGAACCCATGAACACGGGAGTGATGTCCAGACGGATGGTGGCTTCGCGGATGGTCTTCTTGATGAGGGCCTTGTCGATTTCATCTACACCGTACTGGCCTTCCATGGCCTTTTCCATAATTTCGTCGCTGTAGTCAGCGCAGCAGTCGATGAGCTTGGTGCGGTATTCGTTGGCCTGATCCACCAGTTCGGCGGGGATATCCTTTTCGATCATGTCGTCGCCGTTGGCGCCTTCGAAGTAGTAGGCCTTCATTTCCACCAGGTCGACCACGCCCTTCAGTTGGTCTTCGAGACCGATAGGAATCTGCATCACGCAGGGCTTGTGGTTCAGCTTTTCGCGGAGCATTTCGGACACGCGGAGCGGGTTTGCACCGGAGCGGTCGCACTTGTTCACGAACACGACGCGCGGCACATGGTAGCGCTTCATCTGGCGGTCAACGGTAATAGACTGGGACTGCACGCCTTCCACGCCGGTGAGCACCAGGATAGCGCCGTCCAGCACACGGAGAGAGCGTTCCACTTCGATAGTGAAGTCCACGTGCCCCGGGGTATCGATGATGTTGATGGAGTCCTGTTCACCGCTCTTGGTGTGGGTCCAGTTAGCAAACGTGGCGGCAGACTGAATCGTGATGCCGCGTTCGCGTTCAAGTTCCATGGAGTCCATCGTGGCGCCGACGCCGTCTTTACCACGAACTTCGTGGATAGCGTGGATACGCTTTGTGAAGTAGAGGATGCGTTCGGTGAGGGTAGTCTTACCCGAGTCGATGTGGGCAGAAATACCGATGTTTCTGTGTTTTTCGATGTTTTTCATTTTTTATTCCACAAATGGAGTTGATGTTTGTTTGAGTTGCGCCCAAATGTAGAAAAAAAAGCCCCCGTTCTCAAGGGCTTGCCATCCACAGGTGCCTATAGTGAGCAAAAAAGCCCCAGTTATTAAACTGGGGCGTTTGCGGTCTTTATAAGGGGGCTATTGTAGGTAATAAACTCCGGCCCTAGCCCCCTGGCTCGCACTTCGTTGCTCACCACCCCGAAAATTCGGAAAAGAAAGGCTTTTATGCGGTAGGTTCGTCGGTGGACTGTTCGTCGCAGGGCTTTTCGTCTTTTTCCTGATCTGCCAGTGCCCTAAAGTAGGCGGCAGCCGTCTTTCCGACTTCTAAGGTGTCGTAGAAGGCGTAGGCACCGTTCCCGAGGGCCCCGATGGCCGGAATTGCCCGCAAAAGAGTCTTGCCCAGCAGCTTGGAGGAGATGCTGGCCCCGATTTTTGCAAGAATGGCCTTGATGGCGGTAGCGGAAAGCTTCTGCACGATAATCCTGCTGCCCGTGCGGACGGCAATGTCCCGCAAAAGCTGGGCGGCACTGTGCCGGAACAGGCACCAGATCATGGCTTCCCGGCTGAGCAGGGCCAACTTGCCGTAGCTGGCGGCAATGTCCGCTACCAGCTGGGCCTGAATTTTCCAGATGGCGGCAATGTCCGGGATGGCAGTAAGGATACCCGTGATGCCTGCGGGTATAGAAAGGGAGGTGCTGACCGTAGCCGATTTCCAGGCGGCCCGCTGGGCCAACAGCCTGGCCTTGTCGTCGGGGTTCTGGATGGGGGTATAAAGGGAACCGGGGATATCCGTAATCAGCTCGAAAAGGAGGGTGGAAGCCTTTTCCGATATCTTTTTCAGGGTCTCTTTCTTGTCTTGCTTTACAATTTCTTCGGCCATAGGAACCTCTGCCAGGGAATGTAGTAAATCGAGTTAAAAAAAGCTAAAACTCTAGAACTGGAAGTAGATAAACGGGCAGCTGTCGGCGCTCATGAACTGGTACATCACGAAGATGATGAACGCCGTGCTTGCAACCATCAGGGGGATGGGCTGCGAAGCGAACATGATGCGGTAGCGGCTCTTGAATTTTTTGGGAATCCAGTGGATAAGCATGCCGGCTACAAACACCAAAATGATGTTGATGTGTTCCCAGGCGATGGTGCCGAGAGTATCCCACTTCCAGGCGGTGCCCATTTGCTGGACCATGTTCTTGGCGGTGTTCCAGGCCACTTCGTTGGCCTCTGCCGGGTCCAGGTTGGAGCCTGCGCGGAAGAAAAGGCGGGTAAAGGTGATGAACACGAAGGTGAGGCTCACGTTCCAGGCCACATAGAGCCAGTGGAAGGTCTTGTCGCTGAACAGGCGGAAAACCAGCACGGAATAAATGCCCAGGAAGAGCACGCCGAACCACACGGTGGTAATGGCGAAAATGGCGATGTGGGTCTGCTTGAATGTGATGGCGCTGACGGCAAACAGCAAGAATGCGGCGACGGCACGGAAGTTGATGCTCCGCTTGACCCAGATCTTGTTGAACACCTGGCCGAAACCATTGAGGCCACCCCAGATGATAAAGTTCCAGCTGGCGCCGTGCCACCAGCCGCCTACGACCTGTGTCGCCATGGCGTTCATGTTGGTGGTGATAAACTTGCGGGAGTCGGGCTTGACGTAGGCATAAATGGCGATGTAGAGGAAGAATACGCCCAGGGCGACACCCACCCAGACACTGCCCGAAAGTAAAACGGCCACCAGGCTTAGGAATCCCATCCAGAAGAAGGTGCCCACAGAGGCGCCACGGTTACCGCCCAGCGGGATGTACAGGTAGTCGCGCCACCAGCTGGAAAGGGAGATGTGCCAGCGCCGCCAGAATTCCGTGGGGGAGAGCGCCTTGTAGGGGCTGTTGAAGTTCTGGGGCAGGCGGAATCCCATCAGGAGCGCCACGCCGATGGCGATGTCGGTGTAGCCCGAGAAGTCGGCATACACCTGCAGCGAATAGGCGAACAGGGCAATCAGGTTTTCAAGTCCGGTGAACAGCAGGGGCGTATCGAACACACGGTCCACGAAGTTGGTGGCCAGGTAGTCGCTCAAGATGACCTTCTTGGCAAGGCCGTTCAGCACCCAGAACACGGCAATGCCGAAGGTGCGGCGGGGGAGGAAATATTTTTTGTAAAGCTGCGGCACGAACTTGTCGGCTCGCACGATGGGGCCCGCCACCAACTGCGGGAAGAAGGTGAGGTAGAACCCGAAATTCAGGATGTTGTCAACAGCCTTGATTTTTCCGCGGTAGATGTCGATGCAGTAACTGATGGCCTGGAAGGTAAAGAAGGAAATGCCCACCGGCAAGATGATGGTATCTACTAGGGAATTTGTGCCGAACATCTTGTTGCTGGCCGCCGCAAAGAAGTTATAGACGTGCAGCTCGATGCCGGTAAAGTCCCGCAGGGCGTCCAGGAAGAAATAGGAATACTTGTAGTAGCACAGCACCAACAGGTCGATAATGACCACGATGATCATCCAGAGTTTCTTTTTCCAGTGCTGTTCGGCCTTTTCGATCCACTTGCCGATAAAGAAGTTCGCCACCACGCAGAACACGAGAATGCACACGTAGCTTCCGCTGGTCTTGTAATAGAAGAACATGCTGGTGGCAAACAGGAATGCGTTCCGGAGCAAAATGCGGTTCTTGACCAGGGTGAGGATGGCGAACACCACGGCGAAGAAACCCCAGAAGTAGAACTGCGTAAACAGCAGTGGACTGTTCGGGTCAAACGAAAACGTTCTAGTAAGATATGGTATCAAGTAATCCAACATAAAGTGTCATCCTGTTACCTGTTGCCTCTTTCGTCTTTCGTCTGTAGGGCCGTAGGCCCGTTCTCTCGTCTAGTCTGTGCGGGTAAATTGGCGATGTGGTCTTGGTAGGCCTGGATAAGGGCCTTGTAGAACAGGTCGCCCAAAAGGTTGTAGCCGGACAGGTTGAAGTGGACCTTGTCCTTTTTGGCGAGGCTTGCGTGTTCCCACTTGGCCATGGAACCCAGGCCGCCCATGATACTGAACTTGTCCCAGACGCCAGCCTTGTGCTTGTCGGCCAGCATAAAGAAGGACTTGCGGGCCACTTCGCCATTGCCGTGCTGCACGAACTTTTTCCGCTTGACCTTGCGGAACATGTCGTTGTTGGTCTCGAAGATAAACGCCACGTCGGGGTTTACCCTCTTGAACCGTTCGATCAGCCTGTCGTAATCTTCACGGAACTGCTTGTCGTTAAAGCGCTGCACGTTGGCATCGTTGATGCCGATGGCAAAAATCACCAGGTCCGGTTTAAAAAACGCCATCTCTTTTTCGAACTGTGGGCAGACTTCTTCGAAGTAGTCGTGGACCTTCGCACCGTTGATGCCTACGTTGGTGTAGATGATTCCCGGAGAGTCGTTTTCGGAAAGGATTCCCGTGAGGGTGAATCTGGGCCGTGCATTTTTCTTGACCGAGTCGGGGACGGCTGCAGGTTCCGTGAAGCAGTGGTCGTCGGGATTGTTGGTGGGGTCCTGTTCCCCTTCTTCGTAGTTGATGTTCGCCTTCTTGGCGGCCAGTTCGGCGCACCGGTCGCGGGCCGTAGAATCTTTGGTCTTGGCTTCTTCGCGGGCGAGACAGGCGGTGTCCAGCACGTCGCATTCCCCCTGGAACATGGAGTCCCGCGCCACCTCTGGCGCTGCGTTTTGCAGTTGTGCGTTCTGCAGGTTCAGCACGTTGGCCGGAACTTTTGCCTTCTCTGTCTTGCTGGAATCTTTGCCGTCCAAAACCGCACCTCGAGCCTCGGGCCCCGAGCCTTTCTCGTCTGACTTCAGCGAATCCGTCTTCAGGGAATCCGCCAGCCTGGCGAGGGAATCCTGCAGCAGGGAGTCGTTGATGAACTGCGCTATGGAAGCCTGTTTTAAGGAGTCCATCCAGCGGAACTGAATCTGGATGGTGTCGATGGGACGCGGACTTTCGAAAACGTAACTCTGGCTTATGGTGTCGTGTACGCCGTAGATGTCGGTGGAATCCACCCGCAGCACGGGAACCACGTCGTTGTTGTCGCTGTAGCCGAACAGGCGGAAACGGGTCTCTCCCCAGATGGGGGCGGAGTTGTACTTGTCCAGCATCAGGGTGATTTCGGCACGGGGGTCGCTGGTGCTGACCGCAATGCCCAGCAGTCCAAGCGGTTTAGAAATTTCGCGCTGGACGTTCTTGTTCTTGTCCCAGATGCCCTTGTAGTAGCTGGCGTAGCTGGAGGGCGTGTTGGTGCGGGCGGCGGAGTAGGGGAACACGAAGCCGCGGCCCGCCGAGGCTCCCGGGTATTCCTTGATCATGTGTTCGCGGATACGGCCCGAAATCACGTCGGCTTGCAGGTGGGATCCGCCTACGT
Coding sequences within it:
- a CDS encoding elongation factor G — protein: MKNIEKHRNIGISAHIDSGKTTLTERILYFTKRIHAIHEVRGKDGVGATMDSMELERERGITIQSAATFANWTHTKSGEQDSINIIDTPGHVDFTIEVERSLRVLDGAILVLTGVEGVQSQSITVDRQMKRYHVPRVVFVNKCDRSGANPLRVSEMLREKLNHKPCVMQIPIGLEDQLKGVVDLVEMKAYYFEGANGDDMIEKDIPAELVDQANEYRTKLIDCCADYSDEIMEKAMEGQYGVDEIDKALIKKTIREATIRLDITPVFMGSAHKNIGVQKLLDGVIDYLPCPTDVENKALDLDNNEAEVVLKSEDNAPLVCYAFKLVNDRYGQLTYIRVYQGTLKKGDMITNMATGKKVSVGRLVRMHADEMVDITEAGAGDIVALFGIDCASGTTFTDGKNHYNMTSMHVPNPVIELVIEAKNRDDLDNMSKALNRFTKEDPTFQVEVNKESGETIIKGMGELHLDVYIERMRREYKVDVQTGAPQVAYRETITREAKFEYTHKKQTGGSGQFAKMSGVMRPMPVEGDSDKVYNFVNSVVGGRIPKEYIPSCDKGFQSCMEAGSLIGFPVVGIEMEVQDGAFHPVDSSDMAFQICARMAFREAFAKAGAQILEPIMKVEIATPTEFQGNVVGNVSQRRGSITGTSEEMGTTTITAEVPLSEMFGYATDLRSMTQGKAEFTMEFAKYAPVPKNIQEELIKKYGDKAKARA
- a CDS encoding superoxide dismutase; this translates as YIDYRNRRPDYLKALWSIVNWEEVNKRLG
- a CDS encoding EcsC family protein, coding for MAEEIVKQDKKETLKKISEKASTLLFELITDIPGSLYTPIQNPDDKARLLAQRAAWKSATVSTSLSIPAGITGILTAIPDIAAIWKIQAQLVADIAASYGKLALLSREAMIWCLFRHSAAQLLRDIAVRTGSRIIVQKLSATAIKAILAKIGASISSKLLGKTLLRAIPAIGALGNGAYAFYDTLEVGKTAAAYFRALADQEKDEKPCDEQSTDEPTA
- a CDS encoding PH domain-containing protein encodes the protein MDNELTLLIGKGEKILYAGKPDKTCFIFECIFNPLLPFAVLWGLFDMFFIGAAFSSDKADEAAFFIVPFMALHLMPVWIYLGGALLSFRRYRNTAYIVTDKGIYASGGIFGRTYKSKPFAELSHVDLHRGIFDQWFGVGDIITTSAQANPATLNGRRTSTNAGISIDSIANYAEVYKLVKQLQEDIYTDVMYPNDLRPAENHGYKSRYRG
- a CDS encoding MBOAT family protein is translated as MLDYLIPYLTRTFSFDPNSPLLFTQFYFWGFFAVVFAILTLVKNRILLRNAFLFATSMFFYYKTSGSYVCILVFCVVANFFIGKWIEKAEQHWKKKLWMIIVVIIDLLVLCYYKYSYFFLDALRDFTGIELHVYNFFAAASNKMFGTNSLVDTIILPVGISFFTFQAISYCIDIYRGKIKAVDNILNFGFYLTFFPQLVAGPIVRADKFVPQLYKKYFLPRRTFGIAVFWVLNGLAKKVILSDYLATNFVDRVFDTPLLFTGLENLIALFAYSLQVYADFSGYTDIAIGVALLMGFRLPQNFNSPYKALSPTEFWRRWHISLSSWWRDYLYIPLGGNRGASVGTFFWMGFLSLVAVLLSGSVWVGVALGVFFLYIAIYAYVKPDSRKFITTNMNAMATQVVGGWWHGASWNFIIWGGLNGFGQVFNKIWVKRSINFRAVAAFLLFAVSAITFKQTHIAIFAITTVWFGVLFLGIYSVLVFRLFSDKTFHWLYVAWNVSLTFVFITFTRLFFRAGSNLDPAEANEVAWNTAKNMVQQMGTAWKWDTLGTIAWEHINIILVFVAGMLIHWIPKKFKSRYRIMFASQPIPLMVASTAFIIFVMYQFMSADSCPFIYFQF